The following proteins are co-located in the Paracoccaceae bacterium Fryx2 genome:
- a CDS encoding imelysin family protein encodes MRSFTLATCALILCTAISTAARADVSRTDVLDTYANIAAAKYADSLSAAQALAQAVNAFVASPSEATLSAARTAWLAARVPYQQTEVYRFGNAIVDDWEGSVNAWPLDEGLIDYVDAAYGGPTDANELAALNVIANPAITIAGQAIDARAITPALIADTLNEADGIETNVARGYHAIEFLLWGQDLNGTGPGAGNRPSSDYVQGDGCTNGNCDRRADYLVAATELLVSDLKYMAAEWADGGGARAAVMADDGTGLVAMLTGMGSLSYGEQAGERMRLGLMLNDPEEEHDCFSDNTHNSHYYNGQGVQNVYLGRYVRTDGTVIEGPSLAALLAATNPALDTEMRARLDASMVALGAIKTAAEGGFAYDMMLAQGNAEGEALIMAGVNGLIDQTRSIERIVKALGLDAVAFEGSDSLDNPAAVFQ; translated from the coding sequence ATGAGATCATTCACCCTCGCCACATGTGCGCTGATACTTTGCACGGCGATCTCGACCGCCGCCCGCGCAGATGTCAGCCGGACAGACGTCCTTGATACCTATGCCAACATTGCCGCGGCCAAGTATGCCGACAGCCTCAGCGCGGCGCAGGCGCTTGCACAGGCGGTGAATGCGTTTGTCGCCAGCCCCTCCGAGGCGACGCTTTCAGCCGCCCGCACGGCCTGGCTCGCCGCACGCGTGCCCTATCAGCAGACGGAAGTATACCGCTTCGGCAACGCGATCGTGGACGACTGGGAGGGCAGTGTGAACGCGTGGCCGCTTGACGAGGGACTGATCGATTATGTCGATGCAGCCTATGGCGGGCCGACTGATGCCAACGAACTGGCTGCACTCAACGTGATCGCAAATCCTGCAATCACCATCGCGGGGCAGGCCATCGACGCGAGGGCAATCACGCCTGCCCTGATCGCTGACACGCTGAATGAAGCCGACGGGATCGAAACCAATGTCGCGCGCGGCTATCACGCCATTGAATTTCTGCTTTGGGGGCAGGACCTGAACGGAACCGGGCCAGGCGCGGGCAACCGGCCCTCTTCCGACTACGTGCAAGGCGATGGCTGCACGAACGGCAACTGCGACCGTCGTGCGGATTATCTGGTGGCAGCGACCGAACTTCTGGTCAGTGATCTGAAGTATATGGCTGCCGAGTGGGCTGATGGTGGGGGCGCGCGCGCTGCCGTCATGGCAGATGATGGCACGGGGCTCGTGGCTATGCTGACCGGCATGGGCAGCCTGTCATATGGGGAACAAGCGGGCGAACGGATGCGCCTTGGCCTGATGCTGAATGACCCGGAGGAAGAGCATGACTGCTTTTCCGACAATACCCACAACAGCCACTACTACAACGGACAGGGCGTGCAGAACGTTTATCTCGGACGTTATGTCCGCACCGACGGCACCGTGATCGAAGGGCCATCGCTGGCCGCGCTGCTGGCCGCGACCAACCCGGCCCTTGATACCGAAATGCGCGCCCGGCTTGATGCGTCGATGGTGGCGCTCGGCGCGATCAAGACCGCAGCCGAAGGTGGCTTTGCCTATGACATGATGCTGGCGCAAGGCAATGCCGAGGGCGAGGCGCTGATCATGGCTGGCGTGAACGGGCTGATCGACCAGACCCGCAGCATCGAGCGCATCGTGAAAGCGCTTGGCCTTGATGCGGTCGCCTTTGAAGGGTCCGACAGCCTCGACAACCCTGCAGCTGTATTTCAGTAA
- a CDS encoding hemin uptake protein HemP, which produces MPTYIAEPPAYAAEQLTDGGNQARIVLRDQVYTLRITRAGKLILTK; this is translated from the coding sequence ATGCCCACCTATATCGCCGAACCACCCGCATATGCGGCAGAACAACTGACCGATGGTGGAAATCAAGCGCGGATCGTTTTGCGGGACCAGGTTTATACTCTGCGCATCACACGCGCTGGCAAACTGATCCTAACAAAATGA
- a CDS encoding tripartite tricarboxylate transporter substrate binding protein translates to MIHRRMLLGSALAAPFLSLLPRVAHAAQWPAAGPIRLVVAQGGGGNADVVARILVEALEPALGQSIVVENNGTASGMRATEDVSNAAPDGYTLLVGTSSQLVHNIALFDPLPVDITSTLRGVAMINEVPMVMCVPADSPDADLAALTARIQADPAAFQYGSGPAGTTTHITGALFLQRIGAGGVVHIPYPRSPEAMVDLIAGRLSFVFDPSLTAIGQVQGGAVRPLGVSAPVRLAALSEVPTMEEAGLPGFVSQTWNTIAAPAGTPDDIVTALNGMINEIVQSNAMRARLEELASIVPAAKTHAEVDGYYAAQRDTWIPVVRATGTRVEG, encoded by the coding sequence ATGATTCATCGTCGTATGCTGCTTGGCTCGGCACTCGCCGCGCCTTTCCTGTCCCTTTTGCCGCGCGTGGCCCATGCCGCCCAATGGCCCGCAGCGGGCCCCATCCGGCTGGTCGTAGCGCAAGGCGGCGGCGGCAATGCCGATGTGGTGGCCCGCATCCTTGTCGAGGCGCTGGAGCCCGCGCTTGGCCAAAGCATTGTCGTGGAAAACAACGGCACCGCGTCGGGAATGCGCGCAACCGAGGATGTCAGCAATGCCGCGCCTGACGGCTACACCCTTCTGGTCGGAACGTCGTCGCAGCTGGTCCACAACATCGCGTTGTTCGATCCTCTGCCGGTCGATATCACCTCGACACTGCGCGGCGTCGCGATGATCAACGAGGTTCCGATGGTGATGTGCGTGCCCGCAGATAGTCCCGATGCCGATCTCGCCGCCCTGACCGCGCGCATTCAGGCCGATCCGGCGGCATTCCAGTATGGATCCGGACCGGCGGGCACCACCACCCACATCACCGGGGCGTTGTTCTTGCAGCGCATCGGCGCCGGGGGCGTGGTCCACATCCCCTATCCGCGCAGCCCCGAGGCAATGGTCGACCTGATCGCAGGGCGGCTGAGCTTCGTGTTCGACCCGTCCCTGACCGCCATCGGGCAGGTGCAGGGGGGGGCCGTGCGGCCCTTGGGCGTCTCTGCCCCTGTGCGGCTGGCAGCTCTTTCCGAGGTGCCGACCATGGAAGAGGCCGGCCTGCCCGGCTTCGTCAGCCAGACCTGGAACACGATCGCAGCCCCGGCCGGCACACCGGACGACATTGTTACCGCGCTGAATGGCATGATCAACGAGATCGTGCAGTCCAACGCGATGCGCGCGCGTCTCGAGGAACTGGCCTCGATCGTGCCCGCGGCCAAGACCCATGCCGAGGTCGATGGTTACTACGCTGCACAGCGCGACACATGGATCCCCGTGGTCCGTGCGACAGGCACCCGCGTGGAAGGCTGA
- a CDS encoding tripartite tricarboxylate transporter permease, whose translation MDMAAWAAGFALALTPENLFLCLMGALLGTLVGVLPGIGPAATLALLLPLTFALEPTGALIMLAAIYYGAQYGGSTSSILLNVPGECSGVVTAMDGHKMALMGRAGPALAVAALASLFAGLVTAVLIATVAVPLSSMTTAIAPAGLVGLIALGLFAAAIMSPGPALPALALILIGAGLGLVGTDLAGGQPRFTFGIPELRDGIGFVPLVMGIFGLAEIIRALETSGRPETIRGVRWPWPSRADLRAGAWPTLRGTAVGSVLGVIPGASTLLAALAARGLESSFPPRDRPLGTGAVAGVAAPEAANNAAAQAALVPLLTLGLPGSPVMAVLAGALMIHAILPGPGFIAQNPDLFSALMASLIIGNIILVVLNLPFAGVWAALLRIPFRRLVPVILVISLIGVHSVQNSLFDVWLMLGFGLFGWALLRLGLEPTPLVLGFILGPAFEEYLRRTLLFSRGDAMVLLTDPVSAICLALIAAAGIWKIRGIFLPGRSAGVPK comes from the coding sequence ATGGACATGGCCGCCTGGGCCGCAGGCTTTGCCTTGGCGCTGACGCCGGAAAACCTGTTCTTGTGCCTGATGGGGGCGCTTTTGGGCACGCTGGTCGGCGTGCTGCCCGGTATCGGCCCTGCGGCCACGCTCGCGCTGTTGCTGCCGCTTACCTTTGCACTGGAGCCGACCGGCGCCCTGATCATGCTGGCCGCGATCTATTACGGCGCACAATACGGCGGCTCCACCAGTTCGATCCTGCTGAATGTGCCGGGGGAGTGTTCGGGCGTCGTCACGGCAATGGACGGGCACAAGATGGCGCTGATGGGCCGGGCGGGCCCCGCGCTGGCGGTGGCGGCGCTTGCGTCGCTGTTCGCGGGGTTGGTCACGGCGGTTCTGATCGCGACGGTGGCCGTGCCGCTGTCATCGATGACCACGGCCATCGCGCCAGCGGGCCTCGTCGGACTGATCGCACTGGGACTGTTCGCGGCGGCGATCATGTCGCCGGGGCCTGCGCTTCCGGCGCTTGCACTGATCCTGATCGGGGCGGGGCTGGGGCTGGTGGGCACCGATTTGGCAGGCGGCCAGCCGCGCTTCACATTTGGCATCCCGGAATTGCGCGACGGCATCGGTTTCGTGCCGCTGGTCATGGGTATCTTTGGCCTGGCGGAAATCATCCGCGCGCTGGAAACCTCGGGGCGGCCCGAAACCATCCGCGGCGTGCGCTGGCCATGGCCCAGTCGCGCCGATCTGCGGGCGGGCGCATGGCCAACGCTGCGCGGCACGGCCGTAGGCTCGGTCTTGGGCGTGATCCCCGGGGCCAGCACGCTTTTGGCCGCACTGGCCGCGCGCGGGCTGGAAAGCAGCTTCCCTCCACGCGACCGCCCGCTTGGCACCGGCGCCGTCGCAGGCGTCGCAGCACCCGAGGCCGCGAACAACGCCGCAGCGCAGGCGGCCTTGGTCCCGCTGTTGACGTTGGGCCTTCCGGGCAGCCCGGTCATGGCCGTGCTGGCGGGCGCGCTGATGATCCATGCGATCCTGCCCGGCCCCGGCTTCATCGCGCAAAACCCCGACCTTTTCTCCGCGCTGATGGCCAGCCTGATCATCGGCAACATCATCCTCGTTGTTCTGAACCTGCCCTTTGCGGGCGTTTGGGCGGCGCTCTTGCGCATTCCGTTCCGCAGGCTCGTGCCGGTCATCCTCGTGATCAGCCTGATCGGGGTGCATTCGGTGCAGAACTCGCTGTTCGACGTTTGGCTGATGCTCGGCTTTGGATTGTTCGGCTGGGCGCTGTTGCGGCTGGGGCTGGAGCCCACGCCGCTGGTGCTGGGCTTTATCCTTGGGCCTGCCTTCGAGGAATACCTGCGGCGAACGCTGCTCTTCTCGCGGGGAGACGCTATGGTGCTGCTCACCGATCCGGTAAGCGCGATTTGTCTTGCTCTGATCGCTGCGGCGGGGATCTGGAAGATCAGAGGGATTTTTCTGCCTGGCCGCAGCGCAGGGGTTCCCAAGTAA
- a CDS encoding rhomboid family intramembrane serine protease, which translates to MRAFFRRATALVAFVALLWAVQVANWIIGYGFNPAFGLIPRHVSGLDGVMAMPLLHGSFAHLMANTPPLLVMGVLLVATTTRALLSVNTVVIGLGGGLVWLFGSSAIHIGASGLVFGWFGFLVARGLVDRSPITLGAALLVGVLYGSILWGVLPGQPGVSWEAHLFGAIAGAIAAFLIRTHVHAPRLGDVNLE; encoded by the coding sequence ATGCGCGCATTCTTTCGGCGCGCCACGGCGCTTGTCGCCTTTGTCGCACTGCTCTGGGCGGTTCAGGTCGCAAACTGGATCATCGGTTATGGCTTCAACCCGGCCTTCGGCCTGATCCCCCGGCACGTCAGCGGGTTGGATGGCGTCATGGCAATGCCTCTCCTGCACGGAAGCTTCGCGCACCTGATGGCCAATACGCCGCCGCTATTGGTGATGGGTGTGCTGCTGGTGGCCACGACCACGCGGGCCTTGCTGTCGGTGAACACCGTGGTGATTGGCCTCGGCGGCGGCCTCGTCTGGCTTTTCGGAAGCTCCGCCATCCATATCGGTGCTTCAGGGCTGGTGTTCGGCTGGTTCGGCTTCCTTGTGGCGCGCGGCCTGGTGGATCGCTCGCCGATCACGCTGGGCGCGGCACTACTTGTCGGTGTCCTGTATGGCTCCATTCTCTGGGGCGTTCTGCCGGGTCAGCCGGGCGTCTCGTGGGAGGCCCACCTGTTCGGCGCTATCGCGGGCGCAATTGCTGCTTTCCTGATACGGACACACGTCCACGCTCCGCGCCTTGGCGACGTCAATCTGGAATGA
- a CDS encoding IS5 family transposase, producing MAQMGFFDLSDRYASLDAKRDPLVEIDAVVPWEEFRPALERVWRKPVADRKSRAGRKPIDAVLMFKTLVLSALYNLSDDQIEYQVRDRLSFMRFLGLGLGDRVPDAKTVWLYRDALAQAGKVEELFGLFDGHLARRGYIARGGQILDASIVPVPRNHNTRDENATIKKGEVPEDWADKPAKRVQKDVDARWTKKHGKSHYGYKNHVNVDRTHKLVRRYHVTDAAVHDSQAVDHLLMQGNTGSGVWADAAYRSEEMEAKLRALKLKSHIHRKGNRGKPLTDQAKGSNRTKSTVRVRVEHIFGAQANDMGGTLVRTIGLVRAKAKVGMKNLAYNMRRLGQLGRINPHPA from the coding sequence ATGGCGCAGATGGGTTTTTTCGATCTTTCGGACCGTTACGCGAGCCTCGATGCCAAAAGGGATCCGCTGGTCGAAATTGATGCCGTCGTGCCGTGGGAGGAGTTTCGTCCGGCTCTTGAGCGGGTCTGGCGCAAGCCTGTTGCGGATCGCAAGTCCCGCGCGGGGCGCAAGCCGATAGATGCGGTGCTGATGTTCAAGACGCTGGTTCTGAGCGCGCTTTACAACCTGTCGGATGATCAGATCGAATATCAGGTCCGCGACCGGCTTTCCTTTATGCGCTTCCTGGGGTTGGGCCTTGGTGACCGGGTGCCCGACGCCAAGACGGTGTGGCTGTATCGCGATGCGCTGGCGCAGGCCGGCAAGGTGGAGGAGTTGTTCGGGTTGTTTGACGGTCATTTGGCGCGGCGGGGCTACATTGCGCGCGGCGGTCAGATCCTGGACGCCTCCATCGTGCCGGTGCCGCGCAATCACAACACGCGCGATGAAAACGCAACGATCAAGAAGGGCGAGGTCCCCGAGGATTGGGCTGATAAGCCAGCGAAACGGGTGCAAAAGGATGTGGACGCACGTTGGACGAAAAAGCACGGCAAGAGCCACTACGGCTACAAGAACCATGTGAATGTGGACCGCACGCATAAGCTGGTCCGGCGCTACCACGTCACCGACGCCGCTGTGCATGACAGCCAGGCAGTGGATCATCTGCTGATGCAGGGCAACACCGGGTCTGGCGTGTGGGCGGATGCTGCTTATCGGTCCGAGGAGATGGAGGCCAAACTCCGCGCCTTAAAACTGAAAAGCCACATCCACCGCAAGGGCAATCGGGGCAAGCCGCTGACCGACCAGGCCAAGGGCAGCAACCGCACCAAATCCACCGTGCGGGTCCGGGTTGAGCACATCTTCGGCGCGCAGGCCAACGACATGGGCGGCACCCTGGTGCGCACCATCGGCTTGGTGCGGGCGAAGGCCAAAGTCGGCATGAAGAATCTCGCCTACAACATGCGCCGCCTCGGCCAACTGGGTCGCATCAACCCGCACCCAGCCTGA
- a CDS encoding DUF5655 domain-containing protein: protein MSDIKLFRIAAGAVSELAGTTDTVEKSVQMLFEGNLEPLLGVRFLASEFTTTHGGRIDTLGLDENGCPVILEYKRASNENVINQGLFYLDWLMDHRKDFQWLVLEKLGKDAADAVDWSAPRLICIAGDFNRYDDHAVKQIQRNIELIRYRRFGGDLLMLDLVAATSVKGSAGPGGTGNGSVTVPGKYKTISTVMAELDAAMIDRFEALRAYLTALGDDVQETTLRLYIAFKRIKNFACVEFRPTAGKILIFVKVDPATVQLEHGFTRDVSSLGHFGTGDLEITLSKAEDLDRAKALIELSYGAS, encoded by the coding sequence ATGAGTGATATCAAGCTTTTTCGCATCGCCGCCGGTGCAGTCAGCGAACTGGCTGGTACGACAGATACAGTCGAAAAGTCGGTTCAGATGCTGTTCGAGGGTAACCTTGAGCCATTGCTGGGCGTTCGATTTCTTGCCAGTGAATTCACCACGACGCACGGCGGCCGGATCGACACATTGGGCCTCGATGAAAACGGCTGCCCAGTAATCCTTGAGTATAAGCGGGCCTCAAATGAGAACGTGATCAATCAGGGACTGTTTTACCTCGATTGGCTCATGGACCATCGCAAGGATTTTCAGTGGCTTGTGCTAGAAAAGCTCGGCAAAGACGCGGCCGATGCCGTCGACTGGTCCGCCCCACGCCTGATCTGCATCGCAGGGGATTTCAACCGCTATGACGATCATGCGGTCAAGCAAATCCAGCGCAATATCGAGCTGATCCGATATCGCCGTTTCGGGGGCGATCTGCTGATGCTTGATCTGGTGGCCGCCACGTCTGTGAAAGGATCGGCGGGCCCAGGGGGGACAGGCAATGGTTCGGTGACCGTGCCTGGAAAGTACAAAACGATCAGCACTGTCATGGCAGAATTGGATGCCGCCATGATAGACAGGTTCGAGGCGCTACGAGCGTACCTGACCGCGCTGGGCGATGATGTGCAGGAAACAACCCTCCGGTTATACATCGCGTTCAAGCGGATCAAGAACTTCGCCTGCGTGGAATTTCGTCCCACGGCAGGTAAGATACTGATTTTTGTGAAAGTCGATCCTGCGACAGTTCAACTTGAACATGGCTTTACGCGCGATGTGTCCAGCCTTGGCCATTTCGGCACTGGCGATCTCGAAATCACCCTGTCGAAAGCCGAAGATTTGGACAGGGCTAAAGCCCTGATCGAACTGAGCTACGGCGCGTCATGA
- a CDS encoding GIY-YIG nuclease family protein: protein MADFTDDDDALLAELGVEVEAKRVGARTPQQERIIAGFEDIQRFAEEQGHAPRHGDEHDIFERLYAVRLDRICQLPECRGLVEPLDHQGLLNALALAAKDDVDDMDDDALLAELGVDDDLSEITELRHVRSSFEKRAAEEIANRERCEDFASFKPLFEQVQKDLDQGARSARPFELKAEIKAGRFFIVGGQKAYVAEMGEIEITAQGRTDARLRVIFDNGTESNMLMRSLQRALNKDDAGRRITEPVAGPLFADQPQEGDEASGTIYVLRSKSDHPMVAANRDLVHKIGVTNTGVKQRIAGARLQPTFLLADVEVVATYELFNINRTKLENLIHRIFEPARFDVEILDRFGRPVVPREWFMVPLFVIDEAVERIRDRTIINFSYDPKTAQLVERVGQQ, encoded by the coding sequence ATGGCTGATTTTACTGACGACGATGACGCATTGCTGGCCGAACTTGGCGTTGAGGTCGAGGCCAAGCGGGTCGGCGCACGCACGCCGCAGCAAGAGCGGATCATCGCAGGTTTCGAAGACATTCAGCGCTTTGCGGAAGAGCAGGGCCACGCCCCGCGACACGGCGATGAGCATGATATCTTCGAGCGTCTCTATGCGGTTCGGTTGGACCGGATTTGTCAGCTGCCCGAGTGCCGTGGCCTTGTCGAGCCTCTCGATCATCAGGGTTTGTTGAACGCTCTTGCGTTGGCAGCAAAAGACGATGTGGATGATATGGATGATGATGCGTTGCTGGCTGAACTGGGTGTTGACGACGATCTGTCAGAAATAACGGAACTTCGTCACGTCCGGTCGAGTTTTGAGAAACGTGCGGCCGAAGAAATTGCCAATCGCGAACGCTGTGAGGACTTCGCCAGCTTCAAGCCTCTGTTCGAGCAGGTACAAAAGGATTTGGATCAGGGGGCACGATCGGCGCGCCCGTTCGAATTGAAAGCAGAAATCAAGGCAGGCCGCTTCTTTATCGTCGGCGGTCAGAAGGCCTATGTCGCCGAGATGGGTGAGATCGAGATCACTGCCCAAGGCAGAACCGACGCGCGACTGCGTGTGATTTTTGACAATGGAACAGAGAGCAATATGCTCATGCGCTCTCTTCAGCGCGCTTTGAATAAAGATGATGCCGGGCGGCGAATTACAGAGCCGGTCGCAGGACCACTTTTTGCGGACCAGCCGCAAGAGGGGGACGAGGCAAGCGGTACGATCTATGTTCTGCGTAGCAAATCCGATCACCCGATGGTGGCTGCAAACCGCGACCTCGTCCACAAGATTGGGGTGACCAATACTGGTGTAAAGCAGCGTATCGCTGGAGCGCGACTCCAGCCGACCTTTCTGTTGGCGGACGTCGAAGTGGTTGCCACCTATGAGCTCTTCAACATCAATCGAACCAAGCTTGAAAATCTGATCCACAGAATATTCGAGCCCGCCAGGTTCGATGTGGAGATCCTTGACCGCTTCGGTCGTCCCGTCGTGCCGCGAGAATGGTTCATGGTGCCGCTTTTCGTGATTGACGAGGCCGTTGAGCGCATCAGAGACCGGACGATCATCAATTTCAGTTACGACCCCAAGACCGCTCAATTGGTTGAGCGGGTTGGTCAGCAGTAG
- a CDS encoding pseudomurein-binding repeat-containing protein: MSLSRERGDLSVTRFVQQSHDPTKCNVGFNPTSGKFQIEIKGLAEPKSDFAHRICTQDLNEVITAFVQDKTTIERGLFDSEMVPEELTQVRMGKIVKDKYPQLDDHDQEAIRQHAVAALNLTQKAKELALSGGDAEKTGSTALIDGVRKFMNVRDLDIDLIDRINPFGEAYAILAKTMSEESLKRVAAVISAKKVNLTPEEARDLAKRALKFKQERGRLPSITSMDAWEKRMAEGVAFLARMKAEAANG; this comes from the coding sequence ATGAGTCTGTCCAGGGAAAGGGGAGATCTGTCTGTCACCCGATTTGTGCAACAGAGCCACGATCCGACCAAATGCAATGTCGGCTTCAATCCAACCAGCGGCAAGTTCCAGATCGAGATCAAGGGCCTGGCAGAGCCCAAAAGCGATTTTGCCCATCGCATCTGCACCCAAGACCTGAACGAGGTGATCACCGCCTTTGTCCAAGACAAGACCACGATCGAGCGTGGTCTTTTCGATTCTGAAATGGTGCCTGAAGAACTGACGCAAGTTCGCATGGGCAAGATCGTGAAGGATAAATACCCGCAACTGGACGACCACGATCAGGAAGCGATACGGCAGCATGCCGTTGCGGCGCTGAACCTGACGCAGAAGGCCAAGGAGTTGGCTTTATCTGGCGGCGATGCCGAAAAGACCGGCAGCACGGCCCTGATCGACGGTGTCCGGAAGTTCATGAATGTCCGCGATCTGGACATCGACTTGATTGATCGCATCAACCCGTTCGGCGAGGCCTACGCCATTCTGGCCAAGACGATGAGCGAAGAAAGCCTCAAGCGTGTTGCGGCTGTGATTTCGGCCAAAAAGGTGAACCTGACGCCAGAAGAGGCGCGCGATCTTGCCAAACGCGCCCTGAAATTTAAGCAAGAGCGCGGGCGGCTGCCGTCAATTACCTCGATGGACGCCTGGGAAAAGCGTATGGCAGAAGGTGTCGCATTCCTTGCCCGCATGAAGGCTGAAGCTGCAAATGGCTGA
- a CDS encoding IS5 family transposase: MSRPIPPAYKTRNWPAYNEALKRRGSLTIWFDTAMIWEAAPTGKRGRQPDYSDAAIQTCLTIKVLFGMALRQTTGFVESLLGLIDLDWAVPNFSTLSRRQKTLKVNIPHRGSQGPLHLLIDSTGIKVEGEGEWNARKHGGTKRRVWRKIHIGIDEKTLEIRAAEFTTSDVGDAPMLPELLDQIPPDQEIASVTADGAFDTRKCHDAIAARGAAAIIPPRKNAKPWKPDTPGAIARNEALRASKRFGRTIWRRWSGYHRRSRVETKMHCVKLLGQRLMARDFDRQVAEFQVRVAVLNGFTALGIPVTEAVG, from the coding sequence ATGAGCAGACCCATACCCCCCGCCTACAAGACCAGGAACTGGCCCGCCTATAACGAAGCGCTGAAGCGCCGCGGCTCGCTGACGATCTGGTTTGATACCGCCATGATCTGGGAGGCTGCGCCGACAGGTAAGCGCGGCCGACAGCCTGACTATAGCGATGCCGCGATCCAGACCTGCCTGACCATCAAGGTGTTGTTTGGCATGGCGCTCAGACAGACGACTGGCTTCGTCGAAAGCCTGCTGGGGCTCATCGATTTGGATTGGGCTGTGCCCAATTTCAGCACGCTGAGCCGTCGCCAGAAGACCCTGAAGGTCAACATCCCCCACCGCGGCTCGCAAGGCCCGCTGCATCTTCTGATCGATAGCACCGGGATCAAGGTTGAAGGCGAAGGTGAATGGAATGCGCGCAAGCACGGCGGCACCAAACGTCGGGTCTGGCGCAAGATTCACATCGGGATAGACGAGAAAACACTGGAAATCCGCGCAGCCGAGTTCACCACCAGCGATGTCGGTGACGCGCCGATGCTGCCCGAACTGCTCGACCAGATCCCGCCCGATCAGGAGATCGCCAGCGTCACCGCTGATGGCGCCTTCGACACACGCAAGTGTCACGACGCCATCGCCGCCCGCGGTGCGGCCGCCATCATTCCGCCCCGCAAGAACGCCAAGCCATGGAAGCCCGACACCCCCGGGGCAATCGCCCGCAACGAAGCCCTACGCGCGTCGAAACGCTTCGGCCGAACCATCTGGCGACGATGGAGCGGTTATCACCGCCGAAGCCGCGTCGAGACGAAGATGCACTGCGTCAAATTGCTGGGTCAGCGCCTCATGGCGCGGGACTTTGACCGTCAGGTCGCCGAGTTTCAGGTCCGTGTAGCCGTGCTGAACGGCTTCACGGCGCTCGGTATACCCGTCACTGAAGCCGTGGGATGA